A genomic region of Papaver somniferum cultivar HN1 chromosome 7, ASM357369v1, whole genome shotgun sequence contains the following coding sequences:
- the LOC113299395 gene encoding LOW QUALITY PROTEIN: lysine-specific demethylase REF6-like (The sequence of the model RefSeq protein was modified relative to this genomic sequence to represent the inferred CDS: inserted 2 bases in 2 codons; deleted 2 bases in 1 codon) translates to MATSSVAAESEVPLWLRNLPLAPEYHPTLEEFQDPISYILKIEKDASKYGICKIIPPISSPPKKTAITQLNRSLSARNPNSVSKTLPTFTTRHQQIGFCPRKPRPVQKPVWQSGEAYTVQQFEAKAKAFERSYLKKSAKKKVFSELEIEALFWKASRDKPFTVEYANDMPGSAFVPINEKKWRESGIPTTVGETVWNMRGVSRHKESLLRFMKEDIPGVTSPMVYLAMLFSWFAWHVEDHDLHSLNYLHMGAGKTWYGVPKDAAVAFEEVIRVHGYGGEVNPLVTFATLXERTTVLSPEVLIGGIPCCGDLFLTANLAGVFVVTFPRAYHSGFSHGQIQFGEAANIATPEWLTVANEAAIRRASINCPPMVSHLQLLYTLSLSLCPSVPRNISSDEPRSSRLKNKKRSEGQTMIKELFVQNMIQNNNLIHLLIEQGASCVLLPQSSLETFECSNLGVGSQVKVKPRLSLGLCTNKESLEASKTSLSNMDRNMGVRPYNGVXSLKGKSNLELGGNRLSSSSLSRNGSYENTNLFTPTSVIGNPNKTSTSQSLGIEQGLFTCVTCGVLTFGCAAVIQPSDVAARYLRSADCGFFNEWAVGSGDRYPVAEEVDDTPEADHPSGQTEKSDHDGLHNVDLVPERVKSALDTGTNKDVTSLDLLAFAYGNSSDSEDDNANDRGDCSLFHQHSEFLSNGFGSHSLEHDSVDATVESSSYLSRRQGYGTDRFIKTYQRTKVSDRKQKQRSHDADIKGVEAPHIFSGNNTRELVHGESIGDKDSCRNTTLTGYVESHQGVLSNSSTRHCLSEPSKSTNAELPLKNSNMQIVQSSDVDSTRKHIFCLEHAVEVENQLRPIGGVHMLLICNPEYSQIQVEAKSLSEEMGVKKHWNAIPFIEASKDDIERTQSALYDEEAIAGNGDWSVKLGVNLYYSVSLSQSPIYSKQMPYNPVIYKAFGRSSPAFNSPTDPEFSTKGSGKQKKIFVAGRWCGKVWMSNQVHPYLVDRQTQEDYPMTFHSHTVREFKLEGTPNMAHLTEQLLVPKKNSSPHARTPAIVNRKPTRKRKNTSEKPATKRHQSSQLDNRLVEAEVEIEEEDEPAAEELSPESDSPPLRERLLRSGGRTKREAARHLSSTLRGGRHYSSNMYIKDHIDDEDEVAAEESSPESDYPLLQERLLRNGGRMKDDTEDEDEDEDEATAIEFSPESDLPLLPERPHRSGGRMKHETPRHLSSTLRGDRRYDSNMSTKDEIEGGYSSRLGRTPRKRFVAEEEEEEEEELVVVEEEEEEEENNVPSARPRRTTSWKHVVAEEEEEEEEEEEEEEEEEEEEEEEEEEEEEEEEEEEEEEEEENNIPSAQPRRRAPWRSVIAEEEEEEEEEEEEEEEEEEDNTPSKRLRGKTSWRPVVAEEEEEEEYNIPSKRPRRRTSWKPVIAEEEEEDDNLVVVRGKGKRRVKGKVKIEEEKQPMRRARKVSYASSRNKLPLEDAEGEYHCNVEGCTMGFSSKQELSLHKKNMCSVKGCGKSFFSHKYLMQHRRVHSDDRPLKCPVRGCMMTFKWPWSRTEHIRVHTGDRPYQCRDCNQSFRFVSDFSRHKRKTGHSVKKGRGGKK, encoded by the exons ATGGCAACATCATCAGTAGCAGCAGAGTCAGAGGTACCACTATGGTTAAGAAACTTACCATTAGCACCAGAGTATCACCCAACTTTAGAAGAATTCCAAGACCCAATTTCATATATACTAAAGATTGAAAAAGATGCATCAAAATATGGAATCTGTAAGATCATACCACCAATATCATCTCCACCAAAGAAAACAGCAATTACGCAACTCAATCGTTCTTTATCTGCAAGAAATCCAAACTCAGTCTCTAAAACTCTACCTACATTTACTACTAGACATCAACAGATCGGTTTCTGTCCTCGTAAACCACGGCCTGTACAGAAACCAGTATGGCAGAGTGGAGAGGCTTACACTGTACAGCAATTTGAAGCAAAGGCAAAGGCGTTCGAGAGGAGTTATTTGAAGAAGAGTGCGAAGAAGAAGGTGTTTAGTGAACTGGAGATTGAGGCTTTGTTTTGGAAAGCTAGTCGTGATAAGCCATTCACTGTGGAGTATGCCAATGATATGCCAGGGTCTGCATTTGTACCGATTAATGAGAAGAAATGGAGAGAATCAGGGATACCGACGACAGTTGGGGAGACTGTATGGAATATGAGAGGTGTTTCAAGGCATAAAGAATCGTTGTTAAGGTTTATGAAGGAAGATATACCGGGTGTTACTTCACCAATGGTGTATTTAGCAATGTTGTTTAGTTGGTTCGCTTGGCATGTAGAGGATCATGATTTGCATAGTTTGAATTATTTGCATATGGGTGCTGGAAAAACTTGGTATGGAGTTCCTAAAGATGCGGCAGTGGCATTTGAGGAAGTGATTCGAGTGCATGGATATGGTGGAGAGGTTAATCCGCTCG TCACTTTTGCTACCC GCGAGAGGACTACAGTGTTGTCTCCTGAAGTACTTATTGGTGGGATTCCTTGCTGCGGTGATCTTTTTTTAACTGCTAACCTTGCTGGTGTCT TTGTTGTCACTTTCCCAAGAGCTTACCATTCAGGATTCAGCCATGGTCA GATTCAATTTGGGGAGGCAGCAAATATTGCAACACCAGAATGGTTGACAGTTGCAAACGAAGCTGCAATTCGCAGGGCTTCTATTAATTGTCCACCAATGGTGTCTCATTTACAGCTTCTATATACACTATCACTGTCATTATGTCCTAG TGTACCTAGGAACATCAGCAGCGATGAGCCACGCAGCTCCAGACTAAAAAATAAGAAGAGGAGTGAAGGACAAACCATGATTAAAGAGTTATTTGTGCAGAATATGATACAGAATAACAACCTAATTCATCTTCTTATTGAACAAGGAGCTTCTTGTGTTCTTCTGCCACAAAGTTCTTTAGAAACATTTGAATGTTCAAATTTAGGTGTTGGATCCCAAGTTAAGGTAAAGCCGAGGTTGTCACTTGGTTTATGCACCAACAAGGAATCACTTGAAGCCTCAAAAACTTCTCTTTCCAATATGGACAGAAACATGGGGGTCAGGCCTTATAATGGTG GTTCACTGAAAGGAAAATCTAATCTGGAATTGGGAGGAAACAGGCTTTCATCCTCATCACTAAGCAGAAATGGTTCATATGAAAATACTAACTTGTTCACTCCCACTTCAGTCATAGGGAACCCTAACAAAACAAGCACTTCACAGAGTCTAGGT ATAGAACAAGGACTTTTTACGTGTGTCACATGCGGGGTATTGACCTTTGGATGTGCAGCTGTAATTCAACCCAGTGATGTTGCTGCTAGATACTTACGTTCTGCTGACTGTGGTTTCTTTAATGAGTGGGCAGTTGGTTCTGGAGATAGATACCCTGTTGCTGAGGAAGTAGACGATACTCCTGAGGCTGACCACCCTTCAG GACAAACAGAGAAGAGTGACCATGATGGCCTACATAATGTAGACTTGGTTCCAGAAAGGGTAAAATCAGCTTTAGATACCGGAACCAACAAGGATGTTACTTCTCTTGATCTACTAGCTTTTGCATATGGGAACTCGTCAGATTCCGAGGATGATAACGCAAATGATAGGGGAGACTGTTCACTATTTCATCAACATAGCGAGTTCTTATCCAACGGTTTCGGATCCCATTCCCTTGAGCATGATTCTGTAGATGCAACAGTTGAGAGTAGCTCCTATCTTTCACGGAGACAAGGTTATGGGACTGACAGGTTTATCAAAACTTATCAACGAACCAAGGTTTCTGATAGGAAGCAGAAACAGAGAAGTCATGATGCTGATATTAAAGGTGTAGAGGCTCCTCATATCTTCTCTGGGAATAACACGCGGGAACTTGTGCACGGGGAATCGATTGGTGATAAGGATTCTTGTAGAAATACAACATTGACCGGATATGTTGAATCCCATCAGGGTGTTCTTTCAAATAGTTCCACACGTCATTGTTTGAGTGAACCAAGCAAGTCTACAAATGCTGAGTTACCATTGAAGAATTCAAACATGCAGATTGTGCAAAGCTCTGATGTGGACTCCACCAGAAAACATATATTCTGCCTTGAACACGCTGTGGAGGTGGAAAACCAGCTGAGACCAATCGGTGGAGTTCATATGCTGCTCATTTGTAATCCAG AGTATTCCCAAATTCAAGTTGAGGCAAAATCACTGTCAGAGGAAATGGGAGTAAAAAAACACTGGAATGCCATTCCGTTCATTGAGGCCAGCAAAGATGATATAGAGAGAACCCAATCAGCTCTGTATGACGAGGAAGCTATTGCTGGTAATGGGGATTGGTCTGTAAAGCTGGGTGTCAATCTCTACTATAGCGTCAGTCTTAGCCAGTCGCCTATATATAGTAAGCAAATGCCTTACAATCCAGTCATCTATAAGGCATTTGGCCGCAGTTCTCCAGCGTTTAACTCCCCAACAGACCCTGAGTTTTCTACAAAGGGATCTGGTAAGCAGAAGAAAATATTTGTTGCAGGTAGGTGGTGTGGGAAGGTGTGGATGTCAAACCAGGTTCATCCCTACCTTGTTGATAGGCAGACCCAAGAAGATTACCCCATGACTTTTCACAGTCATACAGTGCGTGAGTTTAAGCTCGAGGGAACACCTAACATGGCCCACTTGACTGAGCAACTACTGGTTCCGAAGAAGAATTCTTCACCGCATGCAAGGACACCTGCTATTGTAAATAGAAAGCCTACACGGAAGAGGAAAAATACATCGGAAAAGCCTGCAACTAAGAGACATCAGAGCTCCCAGCTGGACAACAGGCTGGTTGAGGCTGAAGTCGagattgaggaggaagatgaacctGCAGCAGAAGAGTTGTCCCCTGAAAGTGACTCCCCTCCTCTACGGGAGAGGCTACTCAGAAGTGGTGGTCGAACAAAACGTGAGGCTGCACGCCACCTCAGTAGTACCTTAAGGGGTGGTCGACATTATAGCTCAAATATGTATATAAAAGACCACATTGacgatgaagatgaagttgcAGCAGAAGAGTCGTCCCCTGAGAGTGATTACCCTCTTCTCCAGGAGAGGCTACTCAGAAATGGTGGTCGAATGAAAGATGACactgaagatgaggatgaagatgaagatgaagctaCAGCAATAGAGTTCTCCCCTGAAAGTGATCTCCCTCTTCTACCAGAGAGGCCACACAGAAGTGGTGGCCGAATGAAACATGAGACTCCACGCCATCTCAGTAGTACCTTAAGGGGTGATCGACGATATGATTCAAATATGAGTacaaaagatgaaattgaaggtggATACAGCTCACGGCTTGGAAGGACGCCACGGAAGCGTTTTGttgctgaagaagaggaagaagaagaggaggagttggtggtggtggaggaggaggaggaagaagaagaaaacaatgtACCCAGTGCACGACCTAGAAGAACAACGTCATGGAAGCATGTTGttgctgaagaagaggaagaggaggaggaagaagaagaagaagaagaagaagaagaagaagaagaagaagaagaagaagaagaagaagaagaagaagaagaagaagaagaagaagaagaagaagaagaaaacaatataCCCAGTGCACAGCCTAGAAGAAGAGCACCGTGGAGGTCTGTTAttgctgaagaggaagaggaggaggaagaggaagaagaagaagaagaagaagaagaagaagacaatacACCCAGCAAACGGCTTAGAGGAAAAACATCATGGAGGCCTGTTGTTGctgaagaggaggaggaggaagaatacAATATACCCAGCAAACGGCCTCGAAGAAGAACATCTTGGAAGCCTGTTAttgctgaagaagaggaagaagacgacAATTTAGTGGTGGTCAGAGGGAAAGGGAAAAGGAGGGTGAAAGGGAAAGTGAAGATAGAGGAAGAGAAGCAACCCATGAGGAGAGCTAGAAAAGTTTCTTATGCTAGTAGTAGGAACAAACTACCCTTGGAAGATGCAGAAGGAGAGTACCACTGTAATGTTGAAGGATGCACTATGGGATTCAGCTCAAAGCAAGAACTCTCGTTGCATAAGAAGAATATGTGTTCTGTGAAGGGGTGTGGGAAAAGCTTCTTCTCTCACAAATACCTCATGCAGCATAGAAGAGTCCACTCCGACGATCGTCCACTCAAATGTCCAGTTAGAGGGTGCATGATGACGTTTAAGTGGCCGTGGTCTCGTACTGAACACATTCGGGTACACACAGGTGACAGACCTTACCAGTGTCGTGACTGTAATCAGTCGTTCAGGTTTGTATCAGATTTTAGCCGTCACAAACGAAAGACGGGTCATTCAGTGAAGAAGGGAAGAGGAGGAAAGAAATAG